A window of Bacteroidota bacterium contains these coding sequences:
- a CDS encoding LTA synthase family protein, translating to MNKQLQYILRITCYYVILFAFWRFCFFIFNQRNQGELALTEILPGFLHGARMDLSVLSYLLVLPVLFCLFPFRNTVFKKISFVYHLIIAVLLTLICIGNILLFHFWGSLINYRALTYLSDPKEIFVSLSTLQLVLVLLTIALLLGLQIFILRKLNNVDLEGQVKNLPAKKAIFLVGMAGLLILGIRGGWQMLPMNESLVYYSKKQFLNQVAINPVWHLAYDVRAAGLTDENPFETMPEKEAEEILKNLYRSNADSFPKILSVEHPNIVIFILESHTADVVASLGGESGISPVIEQLMSEGVSFSNIYSSGARTDQGIVSVLNGWPATPYHSIMRSSEKSVRLPSLPKVFEKNGYTTSFYYGGESNFSNLNVYCINQGFDVILEQQDFDKATPSGKWGIFDEHVFNKQLSDLSHVKQPFFSVTMTLSNHEPFDVPGPVRFPGNDEANKFRNSAAYTDACIGEFFRKAKKESWYANTLFVLVADHGHLLPKHRNDLYPNSRHIPMLLFGEPIKPEYRGIQITKLGGHQDLPATLLPQLGLDASEFHWSKNLMAPEATNFAYFQMEHVLGWIEEKNWLVYSYNRKDLILQSPNPDSTLLKQSLHRGQAFIQEIYREYQGY from the coding sequence GTGAATAAACAACTTCAATATATTCTAAGGATCACATGTTATTATGTGATCCTTTTTGCATTCTGGAGATTTTGCTTTTTTATTTTCAATCAAAGAAACCAGGGTGAATTGGCGCTAACGGAAATTCTTCCGGGATTCCTTCACGGAGCCAGGATGGACCTCTCAGTACTTTCATATCTGCTGGTTCTTCCGGTTTTGTTTTGTCTCTTTCCTTTTCGAAATACAGTTTTCAAAAAGATCAGCTTTGTATATCATCTAATCATCGCTGTGCTGCTGACTTTAATTTGTATCGGCAACATCTTGCTTTTTCATTTTTGGGGTAGCCTGATTAATTACAGAGCGTTGACTTATCTCTCCGATCCCAAAGAAATATTTGTATCACTAAGCACATTGCAATTGGTCCTGGTGCTACTTACAATCGCGCTTTTGTTGGGATTGCAAATTTTCATTCTCCGGAAATTAAACAATGTGGATCTTGAAGGACAGGTCAAAAATCTGCCGGCAAAAAAGGCGATATTTCTCGTCGGGATGGCGGGATTGCTTATCCTCGGTATCCGTGGAGGATGGCAAATGTTGCCGATGAATGAAAGCCTTGTGTATTATTCCAAAAAACAATTCCTCAACCAGGTCGCGATCAATCCGGTCTGGCATCTCGCATATGATGTTCGTGCAGCCGGACTCACGGATGAAAATCCTTTCGAAACAATGCCCGAAAAAGAAGCGGAGGAAATTCTTAAAAATTTGTATCGTTCAAATGCAGATTCATTTCCAAAAATACTTTCTGTCGAACATCCCAATATTGTCATTTTCATTCTCGAAAGTCATACTGCTGATGTTGTCGCTTCTTTGGGTGGAGAATCTGGAATTTCTCCGGTGATCGAACAACTGATGAGCGAAGGTGTTTCCTTTTCCAATATTTATTCCAGCGGAGCGCGAACGGATCAGGGTATTGTATCAGTATTGAACGGATGGCCGGCAACTCCGTATCATTCGATCATGCGTTCATCTGAGAAATCGGTCAGACTTCCTTCGCTGCCAAAAGTTTTCGAAAAGAACGGTTATACAACTTCATTTTATTACGGAGGAGAAAGTAATTTCTCAAATCTCAATGTCTATTGCATCAATCAGGGTTTTGATGTCATCCTCGAGCAACAGGATTTTGACAAAGCTACTCCTTCAGGAAAATGGGGAATCTTTGATGAACATGTGTTCAACAAACAATTGAGCGATCTCTCCCATGTGAAACAACCTTTTTTCTCGGTGACCATGACGCTGAGCAATCACGAGCCTTTTGATGTACCCGGACCGGTACGTTTTCCCGGAAATGATGAAGCGAATAAATTCAGAAACTCCGCTGCATATACAGACGCGTGTATCGGCGAGTTTTTCAGGAAAGCGAAAAAAGAATCCTGGTACGCGAATACACTCTTCGTCCTCGTTGCCGATCACGGGCATTTGTTACCGAAACACCGGAATGATTTGTATCCAAATAGTCGGCATATTCCGATGCTCTTGTTTGGTGAACCCATCAAACCAGAGTATCGTGGAATCCAGATCACCAAACTGGGAGGACATCAGGATTTACCTGCTACACTTTTACCGCAACTCGGTCTGGATGCAAGTGAATTTCACTGGAGTAAAAATTTAATGGCTCCTGAAGCAACAAACTTCGCTTATTTCCAGATGGAACATGTTCTGGGCTGGATCGAAGAAAAAAACTGGCTCGTGTATTCGTACAATCGAAAAGACCTCATTCTCCAAAGCCCGAATCCCGATAGCACACTCCTGAAA
- a CDS encoding T9SS type A sorting domain-containing protein, translating to MKKLFYNLLICSVLLLVFTGTTNAQTYLLNAASNNTTVSTCGGTFYDSGGSGGNYANNENYTISFCSNASTCIVATFTAFRTQGGNDILTVYDGPNNTYPVLGTFSGSTLPPALTSSSGCLTFKFVSNGSNTRSGWAVTLSCVSCSGNYNMTNGLTVNTCSGLFFDSGGSGGTYANNQTLVETFCSNSGNCLMFVFTSFNTQAGRDSLTIFDGASTAATRIGVYSGTTLPPTIISTTGCLTFRFKSDASTTRAGWSAIISCVPCPTAPAGVATYTAPTTGMLGTYVGSNMVNTCSGTFTDDGGTGGNYSNNVNGIYRTFCPDQPGTALRMQFWSFYTDNTTTFGIPNDYLEILNGATQNSPQFNGGSAWFGGPVNTYQACMSVGLGPYISTDQSGCITVRFNSNSSTNRAGWVATFDCVPYAAGPNGTDNSDCANSTGICSNQAITDASTGPGLSSDLSGACVPTENYTNWYTIKIQSGGKLGFTIAPNTTADDYDFALFGPNPTCGSLGSPIRCSYAGNWAAFPNTGMNSASNLSTNTNACGVNNSGSDNSEDACGNGWTNELGVTTGETYQLVVSKWSPGGSGFSLNWLLTNGASLDCSVTPLPIELLSFSAKPDNSMVKLSWTTATETNNDYFTIERSKNGIDFQAIGMVDGAGNSTQTKVYSTIDGEPSKGLSYYRLKQTDYDGKFSYSEIVPVRFESKSNIFIVQPNPAKDNMDVVFSTETEGTAVVQIFNSQGQVVLSKKVDLHEGVNRLPISLDSFIKGVYFVTLENGLEIQKTRLVKE from the coding sequence ATGAAAAAGTTATTTTACAATTTATTGATCTGTTCTGTATTGTTATTGGTGTTCACCGGAACAACAAATGCTCAGACCTATCTTCTAAACGCGGCATCCAACAATACTACTGTGAGCACCTGCGGAGGTACGTTTTATGATTCCGGAGGTTCCGGAGGTAATTATGCGAACAACGAGAATTACACCATAAGCTTTTGTTCCAATGCATCTACATGCATAGTAGCGACTTTCACAGCCTTCAGAACACAAGGCGGAAATGATATCCTTACCGTTTACGACGGACCTAATAATACTTATCCAGTATTGGGAACTTTTTCAGGAAGTACGCTGCCGCCGGCTCTGACTTCTTCCAGTGGTTGTCTCACATTCAAATTTGTTTCCAATGGAAGTAATACACGCAGCGGATGGGCTGTAACACTTTCCTGTGTTTCCTGCAGTGGGAATTACAACATGACCAATGGTCTCACGGTGAATACTTGTTCCGGCCTCTTTTTTGATTCGGGAGGTTCCGGTGGAACTTATGCAAATAACCAGACTTTAGTAGAAACGTTCTGTTCAAACTCAGGAAACTGTCTCATGTTTGTATTTACGTCATTCAATACTCAAGCAGGCAGAGATTCGCTGACAATTTTTGATGGAGCATCTACAGCTGCTACACGAATCGGAGTGTACAGTGGAACAACATTGCCTCCGACAATTATTTCTACCACCGGTTGTCTTACCTTTCGTTTTAAATCAGATGCCAGTACTACGCGAGCAGGTTGGAGCGCGATTATTTCCTGTGTTCCATGTCCGACAGCACCGGCAGGTGTGGCAACCTATACTGCGCCAACAACGGGAATGTTGGGAACGTATGTTGGTTCCAATATGGTTAATACTTGTTCCGGTACATTTACCGATGATGGCGGAACCGGCGGAAACTATTCGAACAATGTAAATGGAATCTATCGTACCTTCTGTCCGGATCAACCCGGCACAGCATTGCGCATGCAGTTCTGGTCTTTTTATACTGATAACACTACCACCTTTGGCATTCCGAATGATTATCTGGAAATTCTAAACGGTGCAACTCAAAATAGCCCTCAATTTAACGGGGGGTCGGCATGGTTTGGCGGACCGGTGAACACTTACCAGGCTTGTATGTCTGTTGGTCTCGGTCCGTATATTTCTACTGATCAAAGCGGATGTATCACAGTTCGTTTTAATTCCAATTCAAGCACGAATCGTGCAGGATGGGTCGCAACTTTCGATTGTGTTCCATATGCAGCAGGACCGAATGGTACAGACAATAGTGACTGCGCCAATTCAACAGGTATTTGTAGTAACCAGGCAATTACGGATGCAAGTACCGGTCCTGGTTTGTCATCAGACCTCTCCGGTGCATGTGTACCAACAGAAAATTATACCAACTGGTATACCATCAAAATTCAATCCGGAGGTAAATTAGGATTCACAATCGCACCGAATACCACTGCTGATGATTATGACTTCGCGCTCTTTGGACCAAACCCAACTTGTGGTTCACTTGGATCCCCGATTCGTTGTTCCTATGCCGGCAATTGGGCAGCCTTTCCAAATACCGGGATGAACTCTGCGTCTAATTTGAGTACAAATACAAATGCCTGCGGAGTGAACAACAGCGGATCCGATAATAGCGAAGATGCCTGTGGTAATGGCTGGACAAATGAACTGGGAGTGACTACAGGGGAAACCTATCAACTCGTAGTAAGTAAATGGAGTCCCGGTGGTAGCGGTTTCTCCTTGAACTGGCTCCTCACCAATGGCGCTTCACTCGATTGTTCTGTAACACCATTGCCAATAGAATTGTTGAGCTTCAGCGCGAAACCGGATAACAGCATGGTGAAACTCAGCTGGACAACCGCGACAGAAACAAACAATGACTATTTCACTATTGAGCGCAGCAAAAATGGAATCGATTTCCAGGCCATCGGAATGGTAGATGGAGCCGGTAATAGTACCCAAACAAAAGTTTATTCAACGATTGATGGTGAACCTTCAAAAGGGTTGTCCTATTACCGATTGAAACAAACAGATTATGACGGAAAATTCAGTTATTCTGAAATTGTTCCGGTTCGCTTTGAATCCAAATCAAATATCTTCATTGTTCAACCCAATCCTGCGAAGGACAATATGGATGTTGTATTCAGTACTGAAACTGAAGGCACAGCCGTAGTGCAGATTTTTAATTCACAGGGGCAGGTTGTATTGTCAAAGAAGGTTGATCTCCACGAAGGAGTAAATCGTCTTCCAATTAGCCTGGATTCCTTTATCAAAGGAGTCTATTTCGTAACTTTGGAGAACGGTTTGGAAATTCAAAAGACTCGATTAGTCAAAGAATAA
- a CDS encoding T9SS type A sorting domain-containing protein, translating into MSYPHTLKVVLIFILLAIFADSHLYAQTYNMANGTINTCSGTFYDPGGAAGNYANNTNITQSFCSNAGNCLTVNFTAFRTQGGNDLLTIYDGPTTASPVIGVFSGTTSPGSITASSGCLTFNFVSNGSTVRSGWAATISCGACGTSYLMNNNTAVNTCGGLFFDGGGSAANYANNQNFTKTFCSSTPGSCLQIQFTSFALRTGDNLTVYNGNSVASPLIGTYSGTTLPPTMLSSSGCLTVNFTSNANLVDAGWQAIITCEICPSAPAGTATYTHPTVGLQNTYVGNNMVNTCGGTYTDNGGIAGNYSNNIGTSSLFSDQGYYRTFCPNQAGKCLRAQFYSFGTELGIDYLAIRNGPTQGSPILGAWWGGPLTTYSACMGAGIGPYTSTDQSGCLTFEFFSDASVVSSGWVTTFDCVPCANGPNGTDNSDCLIGSPVCTDQSFSDASTGPGIISDGGNGCVLSENFSNWYKITVSTGGNLGLTIVPNVGADDYDFAMYQSNSCGALGAPVRCSYASNTGNTGMNNANNLATNTAICGLPNNGSDVSEDVCGNGWVNEMAVSVGQNFYLLVNKWSPGGSGFTLDWTLTGGASLNCSVLPVELISFQANAESKIVRLNWTTASEINNQYFTTERSADGTDFEPVQMVDGAGTTTVVKNYETVDEKPFQGISYYRLKQTDFDGKFSYSEKVPVDFSEKNDIFYLQPNPAGNEVSLIFSSGERTNYNLQILSTEGISCLKETVIANPGMNKTQIDISGLPKGVYIVILDDNQSHRVSRLVHH; encoded by the coding sequence ATGAGTTACCCTCATACTCTAAAGGTCGTGTTGATCTTTATATTACTGGCAATCTTCGCTGATTCCCATTTGTATGCTCAGACATACAACATGGCGAATGGTACCATTAATACATGTAGCGGGACATTTTATGATCCGGGTGGTGCAGCAGGAAATTATGCCAACAATACCAATATCACACAATCGTTTTGCTCCAATGCCGGAAACTGTTTGACGGTAAATTTCACCGCATTCCGTACTCAGGGAGGAAATGATTTGCTCACGATTTACGACGGACCAACTACGGCATCGCCGGTGATAGGTGTTTTTTCAGGAACAACATCTCCCGGTTCGATCACCGCTTCAAGCGGTTGTCTGACATTTAATTTTGTTTCAAACGGAAGCACCGTTCGCTCCGGTTGGGCCGCGACTATTTCCTGTGGTGCATGTGGTACCAGCTACCTGATGAATAACAATACTGCAGTGAATACCTGCGGAGGATTGTTTTTCGATGGCGGTGGAAGCGCAGCCAATTACGCGAACAACCAGAATTTCACAAAAACATTTTGCTCTTCCACACCGGGATCTTGCTTGCAAATTCAGTTTACGTCTTTTGCATTACGTACCGGTGATAACCTCACAGTATACAATGGTAACAGTGTCGCATCACCACTGATTGGAACTTATTCAGGAACAACTTTGCCTCCCACCATGTTGTCGTCCTCAGGTTGTCTGACTGTGAACTTTACATCCAATGCAAATCTTGTCGATGCCGGCTGGCAGGCGATTATCACCTGTGAAATTTGTCCGAGCGCGCCTGCAGGTACAGCAACCTATACTCACCCGACAGTTGGTTTGCAAAATACCTATGTTGGAAATAATATGGTGAACACCTGTGGCGGAACTTATACCGACAATGGTGGTATTGCCGGAAATTATTCCAACAATATTGGAACAAGTAGTTTGTTCAGTGACCAGGGTTATTACCGAACATTTTGTCCGAATCAGGCAGGCAAATGTTTGCGTGCGCAATTTTATTCTTTTGGAACTGAACTCGGAATCGATTACCTCGCCATCAGAAATGGCCCGACTCAGGGAAGTCCAATTCTTGGAGCCTGGTGGGGCGGACCACTCACAACATACTCAGCCTGTATGGGTGCAGGAATCGGACCTTACACCTCTACGGATCAAAGTGGCTGTCTGACATTTGAATTCTTCTCTGATGCTAGTGTGGTCAGTTCGGGTTGGGTCACCACGTTTGATTGTGTTCCCTGCGCGAATGGTCCGAATGGTACAGACAACAGTGATTGCCTGATTGGATCTCCGGTTTGTACGGATCAGAGTTTTTCCGATGCAAGTACAGGACCGGGAATTATTTCCGATGGAGGAAACGGATGTGTCCTCAGTGAAAATTTCAGCAACTGGTATAAAATTACTGTGAGTACAGGAGGAAATCTTGGGTTGACAATTGTACCGAATGTCGGTGCAGATGATTATGATTTCGCGATGTATCAAAGCAACAGCTGCGGAGCACTCGGAGCTCCTGTTCGTTGTTCTTATGCTTCCAACACCGGAAATACCGGAATGAATAACGCGAACAATTTGGCAACAAATACCGCTATTTGCGGACTACCAAACAACGGCTCGGATGTATCGGAAGATGTTTGCGGAAATGGCTGGGTGAACGAAATGGCAGTAAGTGTCGGCCAGAATTTTTATTTGCTCGTGAACAAATGGTCTCCGGGAGGTAGCGGGTTTACACTCGACTGGACACTCACCGGAGGCGCATCACTGAATTGCAGTGTGCTTCCTGTCGAATTGATTTCTTTCCAGGCGAATGCCGAATCAAAAATTGTCAGGCTGAACTGGACTACTGCTTCAGAAATCAACAACCAGTATTTTACCACCGAAAGAAGCGCTGACGGAACAGATTTTGAACCAGTTCAAATGGTAGATGGTGCCGGAACAACTACTGTGGTGAAGAACTACGAAACGGTGGATGAAAAACCATTCCAGGGCATCTCATATTATCGATTGAAGCAAACTGATTTTGACGGTAAATTCTCGTACTCCGAAAAAGTCCCGGTTGACTTCAGCGAGAAGAATGACATTTTTTATTTGCAACCAAACCCTGCCGGTAATGAAGTGTCATTGATCTTTAGTTCCGGTGAACGGACCAATTACAATCTGCAGATTCTAAGTACTGAAGGAATTTCTTGTCTCAAAGAAACAGTCATCGCCAATCCGGGAATGAACAAAACACAGATTGATATTTCCGGTTTACCAAAGGGAGTATACATAGTTATATTGGATGACAATCAGAGCCATCGTGTTTCTAGGTTGGTGCATCACTGA
- a CDS encoding 1-deoxy-D-xylulose-5-phosphate synthase → MEIKPGNLLKKINYPEDLRKMQENELPQVCKDLRDFIIDIVSVNGGHFGASLGVVELTVALHYVFNTPYDQLVWDVGHQAYGHKILTGRREIFHTNRVYKGISGFPKRNESEYDTFGVGHSSTSISATLGMAVASRLKGEHDRQHIAVIGDGAMTAGLAFEALNHAGVENSNLLVVLNDNCMSIDPNVGALKEYLTDITTSHTYNKMKDEVWRLLGKISKFGPNAQEIASKVENAVKTTLLKQSNLFESLRFRYFGPVDGHDVNRLVKIMNDLKDIPGPKILHCLTVKGKGYELAEKDQTKWHSPGLFDKISGEIYKPQVDAPQPPKYQDVFGHSIVELAEKNPKIVGITPAMPSGCSLNIMMKAMPDRAFDVGIAEQHAVTFSAGLATQGLIPFCNIYSSFMQRGYDQVVHDVALQNLHVVFCLDRGGLAGADGPTHHGAFDLAFFRCIPNMIVSAPMNEEELRNLMYTAQLEKTAAPFSIRYPRGNGVMVDWRKPFQEIPIGKGRMVRDGEEVAILTIGHPGNFAVKACDELSKEGFFPAHFDMRYVKPLDAELLHDVFSRFKKIITVEDGCIMGGFGTAIAEFMLDHGYSSAITRLGIPDQFIDHGEQKELYAECHFDVTAIKNAVRQQVGESVLV, encoded by the coding sequence ATGGAAATAAAGCCGGGTAATCTCCTGAAAAAGATCAATTATCCCGAAGATTTGCGCAAAATGCAGGAAAATGAACTCCCGCAGGTGTGCAAGGATCTCCGGGATTTTATCATTGACATCGTTTCTGTCAATGGTGGTCATTTTGGTGCTTCTTTGGGAGTTGTTGAACTTACGGTAGCCCTTCATTATGTGTTCAATACACCTTATGATCAGCTGGTTTGGGATGTCGGGCACCAGGCTTATGGACATAAAATCCTGACCGGTCGCCGCGAAATTTTTCATACCAACCGTGTCTATAAAGGAATCAGTGGCTTCCCAAAAAGAAATGAAAGTGAATACGACACCTTTGGTGTAGGACATTCCTCAACTTCTATTTCGGCTACTTTGGGGATGGCAGTTGCTTCCCGCCTCAAAGGAGAACACGACCGTCAGCATATCGCGGTGATTGGAGACGGAGCAATGACCGCCGGTCTTGCCTTCGAAGCTCTCAATCATGCCGGTGTCGAAAATTCAAATCTGCTTGTTGTACTCAACGACAATTGCATGAGCATCGATCCGAATGTCGGTGCTTTGAAAGAATACCTCACCGATATTACCACATCGCATACCTACAATAAAATGAAGGATGAAGTGTGGCGATTACTCGGAAAGATCAGCAAGTTCGGTCCGAATGCACAGGAGATAGCTTCCAAAGTTGAGAACGCGGTCAAAACAACATTGCTCAAACAAAGTAATTTGTTCGAGTCATTGCGTTTCCGCTATTTCGGTCCGGTGGATGGTCACGATGTGAATCGTCTGGTGAAAATCATGAACGATCTGAAAGACATTCCGGGTCCGAAAATTTTGCATTGTCTTACCGTTAAGGGAAAAGGATACGAACTCGCTGAGAAAGATCAAACCAAATGGCACTCTCCCGGATTGTTTGATAAAATTTCTGGTGAAATATATAAGCCGCAGGTAGATGCTCCGCAACCTCCGAAATACCAGGATGTTTTCGGGCACTCTATCGTAGAGTTGGCGGAAAAAAATCCAAAGATTGTCGGGATCACTCCCGCAATGCCTTCCGGATGTTCTTTAAACATCATGATGAAAGCCATGCCGGATCGCGCGTTCGACGTGGGTATAGCGGAACAACACGCGGTGACTTTTTCCGCGGGTCTGGCTACACAGGGATTAATTCCATTCTGCAATATTTATTCTTCTTTCATGCAACGCGGCTATGACCAGGTGGTACACGATGTCGCTTTGCAAAATCTGCACGTTGTATTTTGTCTGGATCGTGGTGGACTTGCAGGAGCGGATGGCCCTACACATCACGGGGCATTTGATCTCGCGTTTTTCCGTTGCATCCCGAACATGATCGTTTCCGCACCGATGAATGAAGAAGAGTTGCGGAATCTCATGTATACCGCGCAACTCGAAAAAACCGCGGCGCCTTTTTCTATACGCTACCCGAGAGGCAATGGCGTCATGGTCGACTGGAGAAAACCTTTCCAGGAAATTCCAATTGGAAAAGGACGCATGGTACGTGATGGTGAAGAAGTAGCGATTTTAACAATTGGCCATCCCGGAAATTTTGCGGTGAAAGCATGCGATGAACTTTCCAAAGAAGGATTTTTCCCGGCTCACTTCGACATGCGTTATGTGAAACCGCTTGATGCGGAATTGTTGCACGACGTTTTTTCAAGATTCAAAAAAATTATCACTGTTGAAGACGGATGTATCATGGGAGGATTCGGTACTGCGATCGCTGAGTTTATGCTTGACCACGGCTATTCATCCGCTATCACACGTCTCGGAATACCGGATCAGTTCATTGATCACGGAGAACAAAAGGAATTGTATGCCGAATGCCATTTCGATGTTACGGCAATAAAAAATGCTGTACGCCAGCAGGTAGGCGAATCGGTATTGGTCTGA
- the asnS gene encoding asparagine--tRNA ligase: MKPIRVIDLLRSKETGKPTEVKGWVRTKRGNKQIAFIAVNDGSVIHSIQVVAELAKFDEELMKQITTGACVHVKGTLVASQGSGQAVEIQATEIILLGGADETFPLQKKGHSMEFLREIAHLRPRTNTFGAVLRMRHHMAFAIHKYFNDRGFFYLHSPVITGSDAEGAGEMFQVTTLDLNNPPRTEDGSINFKEDFFGKATNLTVSGQLEGELAAMALGNVYTFGPTFRAENSNTPRHLAEFWMIEPEMAFYDIQDNMDLAEDFLKYLIQYALDNCKDDLEFLNNMYDKELVGRLQFVVSNPFERLTYTKAVEILMNSGKKFEFPVNWGTDLQKEHENFLVEHFKRPVILTDYPKEIKAFYMKQNDDGKTVRAMDVLFPWIGEIIGGSQREENYEKLMSRITEMHIPEKDLWWYLDTRKYGACEHSGFGLGFERLMLFVTGMTNIRDVIPFPRTPKNAEF, from the coding sequence ATGAAACCAATTCGGGTAATTGATCTGCTTCGTTCAAAAGAAACCGGGAAACCGACGGAAGTAAAAGGCTGGGTGCGCACCAAACGTGGCAACAAGCAAATCGCCTTCATCGCGGTGAATGATGGCTCTGTTATCCATTCAATCCAGGTGGTTGCTGAGTTGGCTAAGTTCGACGAAGAACTGATGAAGCAAATCACTACAGGAGCATGTGTTCATGTAAAAGGAACACTTGTCGCTTCTCAGGGAAGTGGTCAGGCTGTAGAAATTCAGGCTACTGAAATTATTTTGCTGGGTGGAGCGGATGAAACTTTTCCGTTGCAAAAGAAAGGTCATTCGATGGAGTTCCTTCGCGAGATCGCGCATTTGCGTCCACGTACAAATACGTTCGGTGCCGTCCTGCGCATGCGTCATCACATGGCTTTCGCGATCCATAAGTATTTTAACGATCGAGGATTTTTCTATTTGCATTCACCTGTGATTACCGGTTCAGATGCAGAAGGTGCAGGAGAAATGTTTCAGGTCACAACATTGGATCTGAACAATCCTCCACGCACAGAAGACGGATCAATTAATTTCAAAGAAGATTTTTTTGGTAAGGCAACCAATCTCACTGTATCCGGACAACTCGAAGGAGAACTGGCGGCGATGGCATTGGGTAATGTGTACACCTTTGGTCCTACTTTCCGTGCGGAAAATTCAAACACACCACGACATCTCGCGGAGTTCTGGATGATAGAACCTGAAATGGCTTTCTACGATATCCAGGATAACATGGATCTCGCTGAAGATTTTCTGAAATACCTCATCCAATATGCTTTGGATAATTGCAAAGACGATCTGGAATTCCTCAACAATATGTACGATAAGGAACTTGTTGGTCGTTTGCAATTTGTTGTTTCGAATCCTTTCGAAAGATTGACTTATACAAAAGCGGTTGAGATCCTGATGAATTCCGGAAAAAAATTCGAGTTCCCGGTGAACTGGGGAACGGATTTACAAAAGGAACATGAAAATTTTCTCGTTGAACATTTCAAGAGGCCGGTGATTCTTACGGATTATCCAAAAGAAATCAAGGCATTCTACATGAAGCAAAACGACGATGGTAAAACAGTTCGCGCGATGGATGTATTGTTTCCGTGGATTGGTGAAATCATCGGAGGTTCGCAACGTGAGGAGAATTATGAAAAGCTCATGTCACGCATTACTGAAATGCACATTCCTGAAAAAGATTTGTGGTGGTATCTCGATACGCGTAAATACGGCGCATGTGAGCATTCCGGTTTTGGATTAGGCTTCGAACGCCTGATGCTTTTTGTGACCGGGATGACAAATATTCGGGATGTGATTCCGTTTCCGCGGACACCGAAGAACGCGGAATTTTGA